From Astatotilapia calliptera chromosome 19, fAstCal1.2, whole genome shotgun sequence, a single genomic window includes:
- the flvcr2a gene encoding choline/ethanolamine transporter flvcr2a isoform X2: MNSQDELSHEWADSLDKARVNDCTPTGKERNSLREYAHCLPLGDGDDTLEPSAIDTARLFPLMETRLYKRRWVMLFIFSAYSMSNAFMWLQYGIISNIFMRFYSIGTLAIDWLSMIYFLTYIPLILPVMWLLDNRGIRDVVVVGSAYNCIGAWIKTGSADPSMFALTFFGQFVCSVATVYILGIPSRLASLWFGQQEVSTACSIGVLGNQLGIAIGFLVPPILVPNVDDMDELAHHISIMFYISAGMATAILVLVVIVFQEKPEIPPSQAQAQARNMQPDEYSYTASILSLLRNKPFMLLVVSYGLNVGCFYAISTLLNRMIIEHYPGEEVNAGRIGLTIVIAGMAGSLICGIWLDKTKTYKQTTLAVYILSLTGMLAYTFTLNLGHLWVVFVTAGVLGFFMTGYLPLGFEYAVELTYPESEGTSSGLLNCSAQIFGIIFTIAQGKIMDYWGTLAGNIFLCIFLLIGTVVTGFIKSDLRRQKANQQVEVQTVSTITADLERGISPPEILKEVRL; this comes from the exons ATGAATTCTCAGGATGAACTTTCTCATGAGTGGGCGGACAGCCTCGACAAGGCCAGGGTCAATGATTGCACCCCAAcggggaaagaaagaaacagcttGCGAGAATACGCGCACTGCCTGCCTCTGGGAGATGGTGATGACACCTTGGAGCCATCAGCCATCGACACCGCGCGGCTCTTTCCGCTCATGGAGACCAGGCTGTACAAACGGCGGTGGGTGATGCTCTTCATCTTCAGCGCCTATTCCATGAGCAACGCCTTCATGTGGCTGCAGTACGGCATCATCAGCAACATCTTCATGCGCTTCTACAGCATCGGCACCCTGGCCATTGACTGGCTCTCCATGATCTACTTTCTCACCTACATCCCTCTCATCCTACCCGTCATGTGGCTCCTCGACAATCGAGGCATCAGAGATGTTGTGGTGGTGGGGTCCGCCTACAACTGCATCGGGGCCTGGATCAAGACGGGCTCGGCGGACCCCAGCATGTTTGCTTTGACCTTCTTTGGACAGTTCGTGTGCTCGGTGGCCACGGTTTATATCCTGGGCATCCCTTCCAGACTTGCATCTCTGTGGTTCGGGCAGCAGGAAGTGTCCACCGCCTGTTCCATTGGGGTTCTGGGAAACCAG TTGGGTATTGCCATTGGGTTCCTGGTTCCACCCATCCTCGTGCCTAACGTGGATGACATGGACGAGCTGGCACATCATATCAGTATCATGTTCTACATTAGCGCAGGCATGGCCACCGCCATCTTGGTCCTTGTGGTCATCG tgtttcaggagAAACCTGAGATCCCACCCAGCCAGGCCCAGGCACAGGCCAGGAACATGCAGCCTGATGAGTACTCCTACACAGCCTCCATCTTGAGTCTGCTGCGCAACAAGCCCTTCATGCTCCTGGTGGTCAGCTATG GCTTGAATGTTGGCTGCTTCTATGCTATTTCCACACTGTTGAACCGGATGATCATTGAGCACTATCCT GGTGAAGAGGTGAATGCTGGGAGAATCGGTCTGACCATTGTCATTGCTGGCATGGCGGGCTCTCTCATATGTGGCATATGGCTGGACAAGACCAAAACCTACAA ACAGACCACCTTGGCCGTGTATATCCTTTCTCTAACTGGGATGCTGGCCTACACCTTCACCCTCAACTTGGGTCACCTGTGGGTGGTGTTCGTTACAGCTGGAGTTTTAGG TTTCTTTATGACAGGATACCTGCCTCTGGGTTTCGAGTATGCAGTAGAGCTCACCTACCCAGAATCGGAGGGGACCTCGTCCGGACTGCTTAACTGTTCAGCTCAG aTCTTTGGAATCATTTTCACCATAGCTCAGGGAAAGATCATGGATTACTGGGGAACTTTAGCTGGCAACATATTCTTGTGCATCTTTCTGCTAATAGGAACAGTGGTGACAG
- the flvcr2a gene encoding choline/ethanolamine transporter flvcr2a isoform X1, with protein sequence MNSQDELSHEWADSLDKARVNDCTPTGKERNSLREYAHCLPLGDGDDTLEPSAIDTARLFPLMETRLYKRRWVMLFIFSAYSMSNAFMWLQYGIISNIFMRFYSIGTLAIDWLSMIYFLTYIPLILPVMWLLDNRGIRDVVVVGSAYNCIGAWIKTGSADPSMFALTFFGQFVCSVATVYILGIPSRLASLWFGQQEVSTACSIGVLGNQLGIAIGFLVPPILVPNVDDMDELAHHISIMFYISAGMATAILVLVVIVFQEKPEIPPSQAQAQARNMQPDEYSYTASILSLLRNKPFMLLVVSYGLNVGCFYAISTLLNRMIIEHYPGEEVNAGRIGLTIVIAGMAGSLICGIWLDKTKTYKQTTLAVYILSLTGMLAYTFTLNLGHLWVVFVTAGVLGFFMTGYLPLGFEYAVELTYPESEGTSSGLLNCSAQIFGIIFTIAQGKIMDYWGTLAGNIFLCIFLLIGTVVTGFIKSDLRRQKANQQVEVQTVSPAGSLSSVQDYGATSCGSPWQRQS encoded by the exons ATGAATTCTCAGGATGAACTTTCTCATGAGTGGGCGGACAGCCTCGACAAGGCCAGGGTCAATGATTGCACCCCAAcggggaaagaaagaaacagcttGCGAGAATACGCGCACTGCCTGCCTCTGGGAGATGGTGATGACACCTTGGAGCCATCAGCCATCGACACCGCGCGGCTCTTTCCGCTCATGGAGACCAGGCTGTACAAACGGCGGTGGGTGATGCTCTTCATCTTCAGCGCCTATTCCATGAGCAACGCCTTCATGTGGCTGCAGTACGGCATCATCAGCAACATCTTCATGCGCTTCTACAGCATCGGCACCCTGGCCATTGACTGGCTCTCCATGATCTACTTTCTCACCTACATCCCTCTCATCCTACCCGTCATGTGGCTCCTCGACAATCGAGGCATCAGAGATGTTGTGGTGGTGGGGTCCGCCTACAACTGCATCGGGGCCTGGATCAAGACGGGCTCGGCGGACCCCAGCATGTTTGCTTTGACCTTCTTTGGACAGTTCGTGTGCTCGGTGGCCACGGTTTATATCCTGGGCATCCCTTCCAGACTTGCATCTCTGTGGTTCGGGCAGCAGGAAGTGTCCACCGCCTGTTCCATTGGGGTTCTGGGAAACCAG TTGGGTATTGCCATTGGGTTCCTGGTTCCACCCATCCTCGTGCCTAACGTGGATGACATGGACGAGCTGGCACATCATATCAGTATCATGTTCTACATTAGCGCAGGCATGGCCACCGCCATCTTGGTCCTTGTGGTCATCG tgtttcaggagAAACCTGAGATCCCACCCAGCCAGGCCCAGGCACAGGCCAGGAACATGCAGCCTGATGAGTACTCCTACACAGCCTCCATCTTGAGTCTGCTGCGCAACAAGCCCTTCATGCTCCTGGTGGTCAGCTATG GCTTGAATGTTGGCTGCTTCTATGCTATTTCCACACTGTTGAACCGGATGATCATTGAGCACTATCCT GGTGAAGAGGTGAATGCTGGGAGAATCGGTCTGACCATTGTCATTGCTGGCATGGCGGGCTCTCTCATATGTGGCATATGGCTGGACAAGACCAAAACCTACAA ACAGACCACCTTGGCCGTGTATATCCTTTCTCTAACTGGGATGCTGGCCTACACCTTCACCCTCAACTTGGGTCACCTGTGGGTGGTGTTCGTTACAGCTGGAGTTTTAGG TTTCTTTATGACAGGATACCTGCCTCTGGGTTTCGAGTATGCAGTAGAGCTCACCTACCCAGAATCGGAGGGGACCTCGTCCGGACTGCTTAACTGTTCAGCTCAG aTCTTTGGAATCATTTTCACCATAGCTCAGGGAAAGATCATGGATTACTGGGGAACTTTAGCTGGCAACATATTCTTGTGCATCTTTCTGCTAATAGGAACAGTGGTGACAG